From a region of the Marasmius oreades isolate 03SP1 chromosome 7, whole genome shotgun sequence genome:
- a CDS encoding uncharacterized protein (BUSCO:EOG09263MNN), producing MFSSPTPAPGSRAIASRALRKAGLIEQDAQMIDATDKPGGRKGSSKIRSHRPRAIDAYKEGPSRTANREGSSSETLSIRGASRPTIVGRVRRNAVSSSSAGPSLIPVRTPIRGKTTGGVEVWRKLVQKRWNPDTRLLDLSNLMDDDLVKANKLQPPGYGGSGREAAVIFKLAKELKPEVQSLDLSNSKFGGGDLALLGHYLPQLANLSLHNNQLRSYRDLDSLAGKKGKLMLLRELILTGNPIREEEVTKGKGEHFTREVTKRFPSLSVLDGQRISAISFDVPQPSTSSTPAEKPSSTTFPFEMGGSLIVGVEPALITNFLMRYFSLFDTNRAALQSVYDSTARYSFAVNTSIPERARTQGLHTRLPNQKKLEWTQWLSNSTGGSRNLMRLGNSVEKQEQRLFIGGQAIVNSFQGLPQTKHDLSGPAEKFSVDCFPVAHAGIMGLLTMVHGEFTELPAEGLRSFDRTFLLVPAPDNSPSKMDGWNVVIVSDQLMIRAYSGSDAWKPGPMVVQPELQASHRNPPQQQTSLPTQGQSQATPALPPDQQAALVTIPEPQRSLVVQVCARTGLNVKFAVDCLTGNSWDLEKAVNNFNEVKACIG from the exons ATGTTCTCCAGTCCAACCCCAGCGCCAGGATCGAGAGCAATAGCGTCAAGAGCTCTTCGTAAAGCGGGGCTCATCGAACAGGATGCGCAAATGATAGATGCAACAGACAAACCAGGAGGGCGTAAAGGCTCTTCAAAGATAAGATCACATCGACCTCGGGCAATTGATGCATACAAAGAAGGACCTTCCCGAACG GCCAATCGCGAAGGCAGTTCTTCAGAAACATTATCTATTCGTGGTGCTTCGCGTCCGACAATTGTTGGTCGAGTACGGCGCAACGCAGTGTCAAGCAGCTCGGCCGGCCCGTCCCTTATACCAGTCCGAACACCGATACGAGGGAAAACCACTGGTGGGGTAGAAGTTTGGAGGAAACTGGTTCAAAAGCGGTGGAATCCAGACACGCGACTGTTGGATCTCAGC AACCTCATGGACGACGACCTGGTCAAGGCCAATAAACTTCAACCTCCAGGCTACGGCGGCAGTGGCCGTGAAGCAGCAGTTATCTTTAAGCTAGCCAAAGAGCTCAAACCCGAG GTTCAATCTCTGGATTTGTCAAATAGCAAGTTTGGCGGGGGTGATCTAGCATTGCTCGGGCATTATTTACCTCAGCTAGCCAACCTATCTTTACACAATAATCAACTCAGGTCGTATAGGGACCTTGATTCTCTCGCtggaaagaagggaaaattgATGTTGTTGAGGGAGTTGATCCTGACTGGGAACCCTATAAGAGAGGAGGAGGTGACTAAAGGGAAGGGCGAGCATTTTACAAG AGAGGTTACAAAGCGGTTTCCTTCACTCTCGGTGTTGGATGGTCAACGAATAAGTGCAATATCTTTTGACGTGCCACAaccttccacttcttcaacGCCTGCTGAAAAGCCATCCTCTACGACATTTCCCTTTGAGATGGGTGGTTCTCTGATCGTTGGCGTTGAACCGGCGTTAATTACAAACTTTTTGATGCG ATACTTTTCATTATTCGATACCAATCGAGCCGCCCTCCAGAGCGTGTATGATTCGACAGCGCGATATTCGTTTGCTGTCAACACCAGTATACCTGAGCGAGCACGCACACAGGGTTTGCATACTCGTTTGCCCAACCAGAAGAAGCTCGAATGGACTCAATGGCTGTCAAATTCCACTGGTGGCTCGCGTAACTTGATGAGACTTGGGAACTCGGTGGAGAAACAGGAACAGCGGTTATTTATTGGTGGACAAGCCATCGTTAATTCCTTTCAAGGACTACCGCAAACTAAGCATGACTTGTCTGGACCTGCGGAGAAGTTTTCAGTGGATTGCTTCCCAGTCGCTCATGCGGGGATTATGGGATTGTTGACAATGGTGCACGGCGAGTTTACTGAAT TACCAGCGGAGGGACTGCGGTCTTTCGATAGGACATTTTTGCTAGTTCCTGCCCCTGATAACTCGCC GTCGAAAATGGATGGCTGGAATGTGGTCATTGTTTCAGACCAGTTGATGATAAGGGCGTATTCAGGAAGTGATGCGTGGAAACCCGGACCAATGGTGGTACAACCAGAGCTACAAGCCTCCCACCGGAACCCTCCGCAACAACAAACTTCTTTACCGACGCAAGGGCAGTCTCAAGCGACTCCAGCGTTACCGCCAGACCAACAGGCTGCACTCGTCACAATC CCTGAACCTCAACGGTCGCTCGTAGTGCAGGTCTGCGCACGTACTGGGCTAAATGTCAAATTCGCTGTGGATTGCCTGACTGGTAATTCATGGGATCTGGAGAAAGCCGTCAACAATTTTAACGAAGTAAAGGCATGTATAGGTTAA
- the LCC2 gene encoding laccase, multicopper oxidase, benzenediol:oxygen oxidorectuctase (CAZy:AA1), producing MFSLLLGGLVALGSISPTHAALRKFNLVIEDTILAPDGFSRHAIAPNGTFPGPTFKVQKGDSVDIAMKNAMTDPTMRRSTSIHWHGFFQARTSYADGPSFVNQCPIPPGNTFHYAFDTAGQTGNYWYHSHLSTQYCDGLRGAFVVYDPNDPLKHLYDVDDDSTILTLSDWYHEVAPDAQDNFFKSGTVPIPDSGLINGKGRYIGGPLVPFAVINVQQGKRYRFRVFALSCRPFFTLSVDNHNLTVMEFDGVEHDPVTVQNVDVFAAQRISAILEANQPVNNYWIRAPPTGGAAASAGGNPNFDPTLTKAILRYRGAPNVEPTTNNTPGVKLDDADMHPIASEHPGKLGDGPPDIAFTLNIAQPNPPFFDINGISYISPTVPVLLQILSGAGAPEDFLPSEQILSITPNATIEVSIPGTGAHPFHLHGHNFDIVRVTNHNDTNFVNPPRRDVLPINGGNTTFRFKADNPGAWFLHCHIDWHLEAGLAVVFSESPALNRGNGPFSQITPQDWEQLCPEYNALPPEEQ from the exons ATGTTCTCTCTACTTCTGGGCGGTCTTGTCGCTTTGGGATCTATCTCTCCCACTCACGCTGCATTGCGCAAATTCAACTTGGTTATCGAAGACACGATTCTTGCCCCAGATGGATTCTCGCGACA TGCCATCGCACCCAATGGAACCTTCCCTGGACCTACGTTCAAGGTCCAGAAAGGTGACAGTGTCGATATTGCGATGAAGAATGCTATGACGGATCCTACTATGCGGCGCAGCACGTCTATT CACTGGCATGGATTCTTCCAAGCTCGTACATCGTATGCGGATGGTCCGTC CTTCGTCAATCAATGCCCCATTCCCCCGGGCAATACTTTCCACTATGCATTCGACACTGCCGGCCAAACCGGAAA CTACTGGTATCACTCTCACCTGTCTACTCAGTACTGTGATGGGCTCCGCGGTGCCTTCGTCGTCTATGATCCGAACGATCCTCTCAAGCACCTCtacgatgtcgacgatgattCCACTATCCTCACTCTTTCCGATTGGTATCACGAAGTCGCTCCAGATGCTCAAGACAATTTCTTCAAGTCTGGTACTGTTCCTATTCCAGACTCAGGTCTTATCAACGGTAAAGGTCGATACATTGGTGGACCTTTGGTTCCTTTCGCCGTCATCAACGTCCAGCAAGGCAAGCGGTACAGATTCCGTGTCTTCGCTCTCTCGTGCCGTCCGTTCTTCACCCTCTCCGTCGACAATCACAACCTCACTGTCATGGAATTCGATGGCGTCGAACATGATCCCGTCACCGTCCAGAATGTCGACGTCTTCGCTGCCCAACGGATCTCAGCCATCCTAGAAGCCAATCAACCAGTCAACAACTACTGGATCCGTGCCCCTCCCACTGGTGGTGCAGCTGCCAGTGCTGGCGGAAATCCCAACT TTGACCCCACCTTGACCAAGGCCATTCTCCGCTACAGGGGCGCTCCTAATGTTGAACCTACTACAAACAACACACCTGGAGTCAAACTTGATGATGCCGACATGCACCCGATCGCGTCAGAACACCCCGGAAAGCTTGGCGATGGACCCCCAGATATCGCGTTCACTCTGAACATCGCCCAACCCAACCCGCCTTTCTTCGATATCAACGGTATCTCCTACATTTCCCCCACCGTTCCAGTTTTGCTTCAGATCTTGAGTGGAGCTGGCGCACCAGAAGATTTCTTGCCTTCCGAACAG ATTCTCTCCATCACACCCAACGCGACCATTGAAGTCTCCATTCCTGGTACTGGCGCCCATCCGTTCCACT TGCACGGTCACAACTTCGATATCGTCCGAGTCACCAACCACAACGACACCAACTTCGTCAACCCACCTCGGCGTGACGTGCTTCCCATCAACGGTGGCAACACCACCTTCCGATTCAAGGCCGACAATCCTGGTGCATGGTTCCTCCACTGTCACATCGATTGGCACTTGGAAGCTGGTCTAGCCGTCGTGTTCTCCGAGAGTCCAGCATTGAACCGTGGCAACGGGCCATTCTCGCAGATTACTCCTCAGGATTGGGAGCAATTATGTCCTGAATACAATGCTCTGCCGCCTGAAGAGCAGTAG